A single window of Streptomyces sudanensis DNA harbors:
- a CDS encoding GNAT family N-acetyltransferase, with amino-acid sequence MNSITVTTWYLEQTSPDDLRPAAAPAGDVEIVRAQVPSPEFSRFLYCAVGGDVSWVDRLGLTYAQWREILERPGAETWVAYERGTPAGYVELDPQDGGVVEIMYFGLVPAFRGRGIGGHLLSYGTARAWDLADRWPGRAPTGRVRLNTCSLDGEHALANYRRRGFRLYDTRVAEKPAVEAPGPWPGAFA; translated from the coding sequence ATGAACAGCATCACCGTCACCACCTGGTACCTGGAGCAGACCTCCCCGGACGACCTGCGGCCCGCCGCCGCCCCGGCGGGCGACGTGGAGATCGTCCGCGCCCAGGTTCCCTCACCCGAGTTCAGCCGGTTCCTGTACTGCGCGGTGGGGGGCGACGTCTCGTGGGTGGACCGGCTGGGGCTGACGTACGCGCAGTGGCGGGAGATCCTGGAGCGGCCCGGCGCCGAGACGTGGGTGGCGTACGAGAGGGGGACGCCCGCCGGGTACGTCGAGCTGGACCCGCAGGACGGGGGCGTGGTGGAGATCATGTACTTCGGCCTGGTCCCGGCGTTCCGGGGCCGCGGCATCGGCGGCCACCTGCTGTCGTACGGCACGGCCCGCGCCTGGGACCTGGCGGACCGCTGGCCGGGGCGGGCGCCCACCGGGCGGGTACGGCTGAACACCTGCTCCCTCGACGGGGAGCACGCGCTCGCCAACTACCGGCGGCGCGGCTTCCGCCTCTACGACACGCGGGTCGCGGAGAAGCCCGCCGTCGAGGCGCCGGGTCCCTGGCCGGGGGCCTTCGCCTGA
- a CDS encoding ABC transporter permease encodes MGSTDTGPGTRPEAGTAPEADRSGGADDLAGLEAGLDALEAVETRRTPLRRTLAERVLPPVAAVALVLAVWQLLVWAEVTEAYKLPAPSAVWDSLSEMWLRGTLFDVLWTSVSRALSGFALALAIGTPLGLLVARVRVVRAAVGPVLSGLQSLPSVAWVPPAVLWLGLDDRMMYAVILLGAVPSIANGLIAGVDQVPPLFLRAGRTLGATGLRGARHVVMPAALPGYLAGLKQGWAFSWRSLMAAEIIASSPELGLGLGQLLENGRNNSDMPGIFLAILLILLVGVAVDLLLFSPLERAVLRRRGLLGRG; translated from the coding sequence ATGGGCAGCACTGACACCGGGCCCGGTACGAGGCCGGAGGCCGGTACGGCGCCGGAGGCGGACCGGTCCGGCGGGGCGGACGACCTGGCGGGCCTGGAGGCCGGGCTCGACGCGCTGGAGGCCGTCGAGACGCGCCGGACACCGCTGCGCCGGACGCTGGCGGAGCGGGTCCTGCCGCCCGTCGCGGCGGTGGCCCTGGTCCTGGCGGTGTGGCAGCTGCTGGTGTGGGCGGAGGTCACCGAGGCGTACAAGCTGCCCGCGCCGTCCGCGGTGTGGGACAGCCTGTCCGAGATGTGGTTGCGGGGGACGCTGTTCGACGTCCTGTGGACCAGCGTGTCGCGCGCCCTGTCCGGCTTCGCCCTGGCGCTCGCGATCGGTACGCCGCTGGGGCTGCTGGTCGCCCGGGTGAGGGTCGTGCGGGCCGCCGTCGGGCCGGTCCTGTCGGGCCTGCAGTCGCTGCCGTCCGTCGCGTGGGTGCCGCCCGCGGTGCTGTGGCTGGGCCTGGACGACCGGATGATGTACGCGGTGATCCTGCTGGGCGCCGTGCCGTCCATCGCCAACGGGCTGATCGCCGGCGTCGACCAGGTGCCGCCGCTGTTCCTGCGCGCGGGCCGCACGCTCGGCGCGACCGGACTGCGGGGCGCCCGGCACGTGGTCATGCCCGCCGCGCTCCCCGGCTACCTGGCGGGCCTGAAGCAGGGGTGGGCGTTCTCCTGGCGGTCCCTGATGGCCGCCGAGATCATCGCGTCGTCGCCGGAGCTGGGCCTGGGCCTGGGCCAGTTGCTGGAGAACGGCCGCAACAACTCCGACATGCCGGGGATCTTCCTGGCGATCCTGCTGATCCTGCTCGTCGGCGTCGCCGTGGACCTGCTGCTGTTCAGCCCGCTGGAGCGCGCGGTGCTGCGCCGCCGCGGCCTGCTGGGCCGGGGCTGA
- the cysD gene encoding sulfate adenylyltransferase subunit CysD, whose translation MTATVRAAQGLPGGPSALSHLDALESEAVHILREVAGEFERPVVLFSGGKDSIVMLHLALKAFAPAPVPFPLLHVDTGHNFPEVVEYRDRTVARHGLRLHVESVQEYIDRGVLRERPDGTRNPLQTVPLTEAIRRHRFDAVLGGGRRDEEKARAKERVFSLRDEFSQWDPRRQRPELWQLYNGRHAPGEHVRVFPLSNWTELDVWQYIAREGVELPGIYFAHEREVFSRDGMWLAAGGWGGPRDGEAVERRLVRYRTVGDMSCTGAVDSGAATLDAVIAEIAASRLTERGATRADDRLSEAAMEDRKREGYF comes from the coding sequence GTGACCGCGACCGTCAGGGCGGCGCAGGGGCTTCCGGGCGGCCCGTCCGCGCTGTCCCACCTGGACGCGCTGGAGTCCGAGGCTGTCCACATCCTGCGGGAGGTGGCGGGCGAGTTCGAGCGGCCGGTGGTCCTGTTCTCCGGCGGCAAGGACTCCATCGTGATGCTGCACCTGGCGTTGAAGGCGTTCGCGCCCGCGCCGGTGCCGTTCCCGCTGCTGCACGTGGACACCGGGCACAACTTCCCCGAGGTCGTCGAGTACCGCGACCGGACCGTCGCCCGGCACGGCCTGCGGCTGCACGTGGAGTCCGTCCAGGAGTACATCGACCGCGGCGTCCTGAGGGAGCGTCCGGACGGCACCCGCAACCCGCTGCAGACGGTGCCGCTGACGGAGGCGATCCGGCGGCACCGCTTCGACGCGGTGCTCGGCGGCGGGCGGCGCGACGAGGAGAAGGCCCGCGCCAAGGAGCGGGTGTTCTCGCTGCGCGACGAGTTCTCGCAGTGGGATCCGCGCCGCCAGCGGCCCGAGTTGTGGCAGCTGTACAACGGGCGGCACGCGCCGGGCGAGCACGTGCGGGTGTTCCCGCTGTCCAACTGGACGGAGCTGGACGTGTGGCAGTACATCGCCCGCGAGGGCGTCGAGCTGCCGGGGATCTACTTCGCGCACGAGCGGGAGGTGTTCTCCCGCGACGGCATGTGGCTGGCGGCCGGCGGGTGGGGCGGTCCGCGGGACGGCGAGGCGGTCGAGCGGCGGTTGGTGCGCTACCGCACGGTCGGCGACATGTCCTGCACGGGCGCCGTCGACTCCGGCGCCGCCACGCTCGACGCGGTGATCGCCGAGATCGCCGCGTCCCGGCTGACCGAGCGGGGCGCCACCCGCGCCGACGACCGGCTGTCCGAGGCCGCCATGGAAGACCGCAAGCGCGAGGGGTACTTCTAG
- a CDS encoding DUF6980 family protein codes for MTDHCCETMAARVDVDCEQHGDPFACPDALVDFDAGSREYGLIVHDGGGSSIGIGFCPWCGRRLPGSRRDC; via the coding sequence GTGACCGATCACTGCTGCGAGACGATGGCCGCCCGCGTGGACGTGGACTGCGAGCAGCACGGCGACCCCTTCGCCTGCCCGGACGCGCTGGTCGACTTCGACGCCGGGTCCCGGGAGTACGGGCTGATCGTTCACGACGGCGGCGGGTCGAGCATCGGGATCGGCTTCTGCCCCTGGTGCGGACGGCGTCTCCCCGGGTCACGACGGGACTGCTGA
- the cysC gene encoding adenylyl-sulfate kinase, producing MTGATIWLTGLPSSGKTTLARELAGRLRAEGHRVEVLDGDEIRAFLSAGLGFGREDRDTNVRRVGFVAELLASNGVKVLVPVIAPYADSRAAVRERHRREGTAYLEVHVATPVEVCSARDVKGLYARRAAGEISGLTGVDDPYEEPEDPDLRIEAHRQTVEESARELYALLTERGLV from the coding sequence GTGACTGGGGCCACCATCTGGCTGACCGGTCTGCCGAGTTCCGGCAAGACCACCCTCGCCCGCGAACTCGCGGGCCGGCTGCGCGCCGAGGGGCACCGCGTGGAGGTGCTCGACGGCGACGAGATCCGCGCGTTCCTGTCGGCGGGCCTCGGCTTCGGCCGGGAGGACCGGGACACCAACGTGCGGCGCGTCGGCTTCGTCGCCGAACTGCTCGCGTCGAACGGCGTGAAGGTCCTCGTGCCGGTCATCGCCCCGTACGCCGACAGCCGCGCGGCCGTCCGCGAGCGCCACCGGCGGGAGGGCACCGCGTACCTGGAGGTGCACGTGGCGACACCGGTCGAGGTGTGCTCCGCGCGCGACGTGAAGGGGCTGTACGCCCGGCGGGCCGCCGGCGAGATCAGCGGCCTGACCGGCGTCGACGACCCGTACGAGGAGCCCGAGGACCCGGACCTGCGGATCGAGGCGCACCGGCAGACGGTGGAGGAGTCCGCGCGGGAGCTGTACGCGCTGCTGACCGAGAGGGGCCTGGTGTGA
- a CDS encoding sulfate adenylyltransferase subunit 1 translates to MSATTAGRPPAAALLRFATAGSVDDGKSTLVGRLLHDSKSVLADQMEAVEHASRSRGRREPDLALLTDGLRAEREQGITIDVAYRYFATSRRRFILADTPGHVQYTRNMVTGASTAELAVVLVDARNGVVEQTRRHAAIAALLRVPHVVLAVNKMDLAGYAEDVFARIAGEFTAYATELGVPEVTAIPISALAGDNVVEPSARTGWYGGPTVLEHLESVPVGHDPAGRPARLPVQYVIRPQTAEHPDYRGYAGQIAAGVLRVGQEVTVLPSGRTSRISGIDLLGTPVDAAWAPQSVTVLLEDDVDVSRGDLIVPSGEAPEVVRHVEATVCHLADRPLEAGRRVLLKHTTRTVKAIVEEIPSRLSLGDLSRHPDPGRLSANDIGTVRVRTAEPLALDAYADSRRTGSFLLIDPADGTTLAAGMAGESFAGRKAAVGDAPADDDGWDF, encoded by the coding sequence ATGTCCGCCACCACCGCCGGGCGGCCCCCGGCCGCCGCCCTGCTGCGCTTCGCGACCGCCGGGTCCGTCGACGACGGCAAGTCCACCCTGGTGGGCCGGCTGCTGCACGACTCCAAGTCGGTCCTCGCCGACCAGATGGAGGCCGTCGAGCACGCCTCCCGCTCCCGCGGCCGGCGGGAGCCCGACCTGGCGCTGCTGACCGACGGCCTGCGGGCCGAGCGCGAGCAGGGCATCACCATCGACGTGGCGTACCGCTACTTCGCCACGTCCCGGCGCCGGTTCATCCTCGCCGACACGCCCGGCCACGTGCAGTACACCCGCAACATGGTCACCGGCGCGTCCACCGCCGAGCTGGCCGTCGTCCTCGTCGACGCGCGCAACGGCGTGGTCGAGCAGACCCGCCGGCACGCCGCGATCGCCGCGCTGCTGCGCGTCCCGCACGTCGTGCTGGCCGTCAACAAGATGGACCTCGCCGGGTACGCGGAGGACGTCTTCGCGCGGATCGCCGGGGAGTTCACGGCGTACGCGACGGAGCTGGGCGTCCCGGAGGTCACCGCGATCCCGATCTCCGCGCTCGCCGGCGACAACGTGGTGGAGCCGTCCGCGCGCACCGGCTGGTACGGCGGCCCGACGGTGCTGGAGCACCTGGAGTCGGTCCCGGTCGGCCACGACCCGGCGGGCCGGCCGGCCCGGCTGCCCGTCCAGTACGTCATCCGCCCGCAGACCGCCGAGCACCCCGACTACCGGGGTTACGCCGGGCAGATCGCCGCCGGTGTCCTGCGCGTCGGCCAGGAGGTGACCGTGCTGCCCTCGGGCCGCACGTCGCGGATCTCCGGGATCGACCTGCTGGGCACGCCCGTGGACGCCGCGTGGGCGCCGCAGTCCGTCACCGTCCTGCTGGAGGACGACGTCGACGTCTCGCGCGGTGACCTGATCGTGCCGTCCGGGGAGGCCCCGGAGGTCGTCCGGCACGTCGAGGCGACCGTCTGCCATCTGGCGGACCGGCCGCTGGAGGCGGGCCGGCGGGTGCTGCTGAAGCACACCACCCGCACGGTCAAGGCGATCGTGGAGGAGATCCCGTCCCGGCTCTCCCTGGGCGACCTGTCCCGGCATCCGGACCCCGGGCGGCTGTCGGCCAACGACATCGGCACCGTCAGGGTCCGCACGGCCGAGCCGCTCGCGCTGGACGCGTACGCCGACTCGCGCCGCACCGGTTCGTTCCTGCTGATCGACCCGGCGGACGGCACCACCCTCGCGGCGGGCATGGCCGGCGAGTCGTTCGCCGGGCGGAAGGCCGCCGTCGGCGACGCTCCCGCCGACGACGACGGCTGGGACTTCTGA
- a CDS encoding phosphoadenylyl-sulfate reductase, which translates to MTAVEDDGELAALAARAGRELEDAPALDVLEWAAGTFGERFCVTSSMEDAVVAHLASRVLPGVDVVFLDTGYHFPETIGTRDAVAAVMDVNVVTLTPRRTVAEQDAAYGPELYDRDPDLCCALRKVEPLEEGLARYTAWATGLRRDESPTRAGTPVVGWDARRRKVKVSPIARWTRDDVEAYVAEHGVLVNPLLADGYSSVGCAPCTRRTPAGGDVRAGRWAGRAKTECGLHS; encoded by the coding sequence GTGACCGCCGTGGAGGACGACGGGGAGCTGGCGGCGCTCGCCGCGCGCGCCGGCCGGGAGTTGGAGGACGCCCCGGCGCTCGACGTGCTGGAGTGGGCGGCGGGAACCTTCGGCGAGCGCTTCTGCGTCACCTCCTCCATGGAGGACGCCGTCGTCGCCCACCTCGCGTCGCGCGTCCTGCCCGGCGTCGACGTGGTGTTCCTCGACACCGGCTACCACTTCCCCGAGACGATCGGGACGCGCGACGCGGTCGCGGCCGTGATGGACGTCAACGTCGTCACGCTGACGCCGCGCCGGACGGTCGCCGAGCAGGACGCCGCGTACGGGCCGGAGTTGTACGACCGGGACCCGGACCTGTGCTGCGCGCTGCGCAAGGTCGAGCCGCTCGAAGAGGGCCTGGCCCGGTACACCGCGTGGGCGACCGGACTGCGCCGCGACGAGTCGCCGACCCGGGCGGGCACCCCGGTCGTCGGCTGGGACGCCCGGCGGCGGAAGGTGAAGGTGTCCCCGATCGCCCGGTGGACGCGGGACGACGTCGAGGCGTACGTCGCCGAACACGGCGTCCTCGTCAACCCGCTGCTGGCGGACGGCTACTCCTCCGTCGGCTGCGCGCCCTGCACGCGCCGCACGCCGGCGGGCGGGGACGTGCGCGCCGGCCGCTGGGCGGGCCGCGCCAAGACGGAGTGCGGACTGCACTCGTGA
- a CDS encoding sirohydrochlorin chelatase gives MPAPALLAVAHGSRDPRHAATVRTLVRSAAALRPGVRVETAFLDFDEPSVPKALAALAAGGAREAVAVPLLLNRAFHAKADLPAVLRQAPPALRVRPAEVLGPSPLLLRAVERRLYETGLTPADRPATGVVLAFAGSTDPEADAAATRTARELRRAGWYAVRPAFASAALPRTGDAVRALRAGGARRVAVAPYVIAPGRLSDRIAKDAAGADALAEVLGPAPELARLLLDRYDRAGATHPPVAA, from the coding sequence GTGCCCGCGCCCGCCCTGCTGGCCGTCGCCCACGGCAGCCGCGACCCGCGGCACGCCGCGACCGTCCGCACCCTGGTGCGGTCGGCCGCGGCGCTGCGCCCCGGCGTCCGGGTGGAGACCGCGTTCCTCGACTTCGACGAGCCGTCCGTGCCCAAGGCCCTGGCGGCCCTCGCGGCCGGCGGCGCACGGGAGGCGGTGGCCGTGCCGCTGCTGCTGAACCGGGCCTTCCACGCCAAGGCGGACCTCCCGGCCGTACTGCGGCAGGCGCCTCCGGCGCTGCGGGTCCGCCCGGCGGAGGTCCTCGGCCCGTCGCCGCTGCTGCTGCGCGCGGTCGAACGCCGCCTGTACGAGACGGGCCTCACCCCCGCCGACAGGCCCGCGACCGGGGTCGTCCTGGCGTTCGCGGGTTCCACCGACCCGGAGGCCGACGCGGCGGCCACGCGGACGGCGCGGGAACTGCGGCGCGCTGGCTGGTACGCCGTGCGGCCCGCGTTCGCCTCCGCCGCCCTCCCCCGCACCGGGGACGCGGTGCGGGCGCTGCGCGCCGGGGGCGCCCGCCGGGTGGCCGTCGCACCGTACGTGATCGCCCCCGGCCGCCTCTCCGACCGGATCGCGAAGGACGCGGCCGGCGCCGACGCACTGGCCGAAGTCCTGGGCCCCGCCCCCGAACTGGCCCGCCTCCTGCTGGACCGGTACGACCGCGCCGGCGCGACCCACCCGCCGGTCGCGGCTTAG
- a CDS encoding ABC transporter substrate-binding protein, translated as PAPRRGPVLAAVLPLLLAVVASCGYGSQAVDDRAGEAAGGPKLSADAVRVGYFANLTHGTALVGDREGFLQRELRGTRLRTSTFDAGPAAVEALNAGSIDVAFLGPSPALNAHTRSGGRSLRIVGGAASDGVRFVVNPDRVRSPGDVRGKRIATPQLGNTQDVAFLHWAGERGWRIDPQSGEGDVSVLRVGAAALPDAYRSGSVDGAWVPEPTASKLIAEGARPLLDEASLWPGGRFAITNIVASRAFLERHPDVVEAVLRGSLRANAWINGHPREAKASANAQLEALTGKALPAKVIDSAWPALRFLDDPLAGTLREQAARAEATGLLRAPRTAGIYDLRPLNRVLAAEGRAPVSDAGLGVR; from the coding sequence GGCCCGCGCCGCGCCGCGGCCCCGTCCTCGCCGCCGTCCTCCCGCTGCTGCTCGCGGTGGTGGCCTCGTGCGGCTACGGCTCGCAGGCCGTCGACGACCGGGCGGGGGAGGCGGCCGGGGGGCCGAAGCTGTCCGCGGACGCGGTGCGCGTCGGGTACTTCGCGAACCTCACCCACGGCACGGCCCTCGTCGGCGACCGGGAGGGCTTCCTCCAGCGGGAGCTGCGGGGCACGCGGCTGCGGACCTCGACGTTCGACGCGGGGCCCGCCGCGGTCGAGGCGCTCAACGCCGGTTCGATCGACGTCGCGTTCCTCGGCCCCTCCCCCGCCCTCAACGCCCACACCCGCTCCGGCGGGAGGAGCCTGCGGATCGTCGGCGGCGCCGCGTCCGACGGCGTCCGGTTCGTGGTGAACCCGGACCGGGTGAGGAGCCCGGGCGACGTCCGGGGCAAGCGGATCGCCACCCCGCAGCTCGGCAACACGCAGGACGTGGCGTTCCTCCACTGGGCCGGCGAGCGGGGCTGGCGGATCGACCCGCAGAGCGGCGAGGGCGACGTGTCGGTCCTGCGCGTCGGCGCCGCCGCCCTCCCCGACGCCTACCGGTCCGGTTCCGTCGACGGGGCGTGGGTGCCCGAGCCGACCGCCTCGAAGCTGATCGCCGAGGGGGCGAGGCCGCTCCTCGACGAGGCGTCGCTGTGGCCGGGCGGAAGGTTCGCGATCACCAACATCGTCGCCTCGCGGGCCTTCCTGGAGCGGCACCCGGACGTGGTGGAGGCGGTGCTGCGCGGCTCGCTGAGGGCCAACGCGTGGATCAACGGCCACCCGCGGGAGGCCAAGGCGTCCGCGAACGCCCAGCTGGAGGCCCTCACCGGCAAGGCGCTGCCCGCCAAGGTGATCGACTCGGCGTGGCCGGCCCTCCGGTTCCTCGACGACCCGCTGGCCGGGACGCTGCGCGAGCAGGCCGCCCGCGCGGAGGCCACCGGGCTGCTCCGCGCCCCCCGCACGGCCGGGATCTACGACCTGCGGCCGCTGAACCGGGTCCTCGCCGCCGAGGGCCGGGCACCCGTCTCCGACGCCGGGCTCGGCGTCCGTTGA
- a CDS encoding nitrite/sulfite reductase, translating into PAPPRRAPGRHRGEGQWAKGHFTPLNGNEQFKRDDDGLNVRTRIETVYSKAGFASIDPADLRGRMRWWGLYTQRRPGIDGGKTAVLQPEELDDEYFMLRVRVDGGRLTTRQLRVVGEISREFARGTADITDRQNVQYHWIRIEDVPEIWRRLEEVGLSTTEACGDTPRVVIGSPVAGIAEDEIVDGTPAIEEIHRRIVGNKDFSNLPRKFKGAVSGSPLLDVAHEINDVAFVGVEHPEHGPGFDLWVGGGLSTNPKIGVRLGAWVPLDEVPDVFTGVLSIFRDHGYRRLRNRARLKFLVADWGAEKFRRVLEDDYLKRGLVDGPAPAQPVRRWRDHVGVHRQKDGRFYVGFAPRVGRVDGATLVAIAEAAEAHGSGRVRTTVEQKMLVLDVEEARVPSLVAALEALDLRVDPSPFRRGTMACTGIEFCKLAIVETKARGSSLVDELESRLPGFDEPITINLNGCPNACARIQVADIGLKGQLVLDAEGRRVEGYQVHLGGALGLEAGFGRKVRGLKVTSAELPDYIERVLTRYLAEREDGERFAAWTARASEESLS; encoded by the coding sequence CCCCGCCCCGCCCCGCCGCGCGCCGGGACGCCACCGCGGCGAGGGCCAGTGGGCCAAGGGCCACTTCACGCCCCTCAACGGCAACGAGCAGTTCAAGAGGGACGACGACGGTCTCAACGTGCGGACACGTATTGAGACGGTCTACTCCAAGGCCGGCTTCGCCTCCATCGACCCCGCCGACCTGCGCGGGCGCATGCGCTGGTGGGGCCTCTACACCCAGCGCAGACCGGGGATCGACGGCGGGAAGACGGCCGTCCTGCAGCCGGAGGAGCTGGACGACGAGTACTTCATGCTGCGCGTCCGCGTCGACGGCGGGCGCCTGACGACCCGGCAGCTCCGCGTCGTCGGCGAGATCTCCCGGGAGTTCGCCCGGGGCACCGCCGACATCACCGACCGGCAGAACGTCCAGTACCACTGGATCCGCATCGAGGACGTCCCCGAGATCTGGCGCCGCCTGGAGGAGGTCGGCCTGTCCACGACCGAGGCGTGCGGCGACACCCCGCGCGTCGTCATCGGCTCCCCCGTCGCCGGGATCGCCGAGGACGAGATCGTCGACGGCACGCCCGCCATCGAGGAGATCCACCGCCGGATCGTCGGCAACAAGGACTTCTCCAACCTGCCCCGCAAGTTCAAGGGCGCGGTCTCCGGCTCGCCGCTGCTCGACGTGGCGCACGAGATCAACGACGTGGCGTTCGTCGGCGTGGAGCACCCCGAGCACGGACCCGGCTTCGACCTGTGGGTCGGCGGCGGACTGTCCACCAACCCGAAGATCGGCGTCCGCCTCGGCGCCTGGGTCCCCCTGGACGAGGTCCCGGACGTCTTCACCGGCGTCCTGTCGATCTTCCGCGACCACGGCTACCGGCGGCTGCGCAACCGCGCCCGGCTGAAGTTCCTCGTCGCCGACTGGGGTGCCGAGAAATTCCGCCGGGTCCTGGAGGACGACTACCTGAAGCGCGGACTGGTCGACGGCCCCGCCCCCGCGCAGCCCGTCCGGCGGTGGCGCGACCACGTCGGCGTCCACCGCCAGAAGGACGGCCGCTTCTACGTGGGCTTCGCCCCGCGCGTCGGCCGCGTCGACGGCGCCACCCTCGTCGCGATCGCCGAGGCGGCGGAGGCGCACGGCTCCGGCCGGGTCCGCACCACCGTCGAGCAGAAGATGCTCGTCCTCGACGTCGAGGAGGCGCGGGTGCCCTCGCTCGTCGCCGCACTGGAGGCGCTCGACCTGCGGGTGGACCCGTCGCCGTTCCGGCGCGGCACCATGGCCTGCACCGGCATCGAGTTCTGCAAGCTGGCCATCGTCGAGACGAAGGCGCGCGGCTCGTCCCTCGTCGACGAACTGGAGAGCCGGCTGCCCGGCTTCGACGAGCCGATCACCATCAACCTCAACGGCTGCCCCAACGCCTGCGCCCGCATCCAGGTGGCGGACATCGGTCTCAAGGGCCAGCTGGTGCTGGACGCCGAGGGCCGCCGGGTCGAGGGGTACCAGGTGCACCTGGGCGGCGCCCTCGGCCTGGAGGCGGGCTTCGGCCGCAAGGTGCGCGGCCTGAAGGTCACCTCCGCCGAACTCCCCGACTACATCGAGCGCGTCCTCACCCGCTACCTGGCGGAGCGCGAGGACGGCGAGCGCTTCGCCGCCTGGACCGCCCGCGCGAGCGAGGAGTCCCTGTCGTGA
- a CDS encoding ABC transporter ATP-binding protein, which translates to MALATAVPPRAGERAAAGHAARVERVSKSFAGPAGRQLVLDDVSLDVAPGEFVTLLGASGCGKSTLLNLLAGLDRPSSGTVATDGRPALMFQEHALFPWLTAGRNVELALRLRGVPRAERRGEAERLLDLVRLGGAYGKRVHELSGGMRQRVAMARALAQGSRLLLMDEPFAALDAITRDVLHDELTRIWRTANASAPGSLSVLFVTHNVREAVRLAQRVVLLSSRPGRIAREWTVGIPQPRRIEDAAVAELSLEITERLRKEIRRHGQH; encoded by the coding sequence ATGGCCCTCGCGACCGCTGTACCGCCCCGCGCCGGGGAACGCGCGGCAGCCGGGCACGCCGCGCGCGTCGAGCGCGTCTCGAAGTCCTTCGCCGGCCCCGCCGGGCGGCAGCTCGTCCTGGACGACGTCAGCCTCGATGTCGCGCCGGGCGAGTTCGTCACCCTGCTCGGGGCGTCCGGCTGCGGCAAGTCCACCCTGCTCAACCTGCTCGCCGGGCTCGACCGGCCGTCGTCCGGGACGGTCGCCACCGACGGCCGGCCCGCCCTGATGTTCCAGGAGCACGCGCTGTTCCCGTGGCTGACGGCCGGCAGGAACGTCGAGCTGGCGCTGCGGCTGCGGGGCGTGCCCCGGGCGGAGCGGCGCGGCGAGGCGGAGCGGCTCCTGGACCTGGTCCGGCTGGGCGGCGCGTACGGCAAGCGCGTCCACGAGCTGTCCGGCGGGATGCGGCAGCGCGTCGCGATGGCCCGGGCGCTCGCCCAGGGCAGCCGGCTGCTGCTGATGGACGAGCCGTTCGCGGCGCTCGACGCGATCACCCGCGACGTGCTGCACGACGAGCTGACCCGGATCTGGCGGACCGCCAACGCCTCCGCCCCGGGGAGCCTGTCGGTGCTGTTCGTCACCCACAACGTGCGCGAGGCCGTGCGGCTGGCGCAGCGCGTGGTGCTGCTGTCGTCCCGGCCGGGGCGGATCGCCCGGGAGTGGACGGTCGGCATCCCCCAGCCGCGCCGCATCGAGGACGCCGCGGTGGCGGAGCTGTCGCTGGAGATCACCGAACGACTGCGGAAGGAGATCCGCCGCCATGGGCAGCACTGA